The genomic DNA CACCTATAGCTACAACCCATCAGGACCCTGGACCGGCGTTCACCAGATGTCCCTGAACGGCAAACGCGACGGCTTCGCGGGAGACGACTTCGTCGCTTGCGCGCGCAACGCCGCCATGAAGCGTGGCCGAGCCTCCGACATTCTTGGCCAGGTCGGAGAGGCCGTGCGGCGCTGGCCGGAGTTCGCCGGGCAGGCAGGAGTGCCGGGTGCCGTGGCCGCAAACATCGCCGCGGTGCATCGTCTCGATGTCGTGGGATGAGGTGACGGCCACGGAACGAGAGGCTTCCGGGGTGTCCGGCTGGTAGTCTACGGTTCGTTGGCGGCGCTGATTTCCTGGCACATGCGGGCCAGCTCGGCCACCCGTTCGTCGGGCGTACCGGACTCGATGTCGGCGAATACCAGGTCGCAGGGGCCGTACTGGGCGGCGATCAACTCCAGGTCGGCGCGCAACTGTTCGCTGCTCTTGTCGCGCACCTCCATCGGCGTGTACATCAGCGCGCGGCGGCCGGCGGGAAACAGGGCGCGCGCCTTGGGCAGGTCGGAGTCGAGCCCCATGTCGACGTAGGCCACGTCGGGCACGGAGGCGTAGTGGTCCAGGTAGGGGTTGGCGTTCCAGGCGCAGTTGTGGATGCCGATCAAGCCGAAGGTCTCGGCAATGCGGCGGTCGTGCGCCAGCAGGAACTCCTCGTAGTGCTTGGGTGACACCATGTTCACCAGGCAGTTGCTGACCGTGAAGTGGCGGTTGTCGACGCCCGCCTCGCGCTGCCGGGCGTACAGCCGCTGCGCGCCCTCGATCATGGTGGCGGCAACGCACGACAACAGGTGGTGCACGCGGTCCGGCTCGCGCACCATCTCCAGGAACAGGTCCTCGCCGCGGATGCGGTAGGCGCTGTTCAGCACGCCCTGCCAGTTGAGGTAGCCGCGCACGGTGCCGGTCTCGCGCTCGATCCAGTCCACCTGCTCCATCAGCTCCGCGAACGCTGCGCTGCGGTCCAGGTCGGGGGGCTGCAGCCGGTCTACCGCCTCGCCGTCGAGGTGCTCGCGCGCGCTCCACGGCCAGTTGTCCTCCTGGTACTCGATCGGGATGCCGTACAGCAGCGCCACGAACGACGCACCGTAGATGCCGGTCAACAGGTCGGTCGGCGCCGCCGGATCTTCCACCCCGCCGATCGGCAGCCCCGGGAAACGGCGCCGCACCTCGCGCGCCATCTGCACCAGCGCGGAGCGGCGGTACTCGGGGTCGGTGTGCCAGCGCTCGCCGAAGTCGATGCCCACGGCGTCGCGGTACCACTTGGGCGTGAAGCCGAACTCCGGGCGCAGAAACGGCTCCTCGCCGGTGCCGGGGCGCCGCGTCGCGGGGGCCGACAAAGCGATATAGCTGACCAGCTCGTCATATGGGCGCGCGGTGTCCAGCGTATCGCTCCCGGCTCAGCCGCGGCCGATGTAGGGCATGGTGTTCGCCATGACGGTCAGGAACGGGACGTTGGTGTCGAGCGGCAGGTTGGCCATGTACAGCACCGCGTCGGCCACGTGCTGCACGTCCATGGTCGGCTCCACCATGGTGGTGCCATTCGGCTGCGCGACTCCCTCCGCCATGCGCGCGGTCATGGGCGTACCGGCGTTGCCGATGTCGATCTGGCCGCAGGTAATGTCGAACGCCCGCCCGTCGAGCGACGTCGACTTGGTCAACCCGGTGATCGCGTGCTTGGTGGCGGTGTAGGGGGTCGAGTTGGGCCGCGGCACGTGTGCGGAAATGGAGCCGTTGTTGATGATGCGTCCGCCGCGCGGATCCTGCGCCTTCATGATCCGCACCGCCTCCTGAGTACACAGGAACGAACCGGTGAGGTTGGTGTCCACCACGCGCTGCCACGCCTCCAGCTCAAGCTCTTCGAGCGGGACGCCCGGGGCGCCGATGCCGGCGTTGTTGAACAGCACGTCGACCCGCCCGTACGCATCTCTCGCCGCCATGAACAGCTCCACTACCGAGTCCTGCGAGGTCACGTCGGTGGGCACGGCCAGCGTTCCCGGCGCGTCGCCGGGCG from Spirochaetaceae bacterium includes the following:
- a CDS encoding SDR family NAD(P)-dependent oxidoreductase, whose protein sequence is MEPLKVAVVTGAGSGVGQAAAVTLYRNGFAMVVAGRREAALQDTVAQMAAAWSGPPGDAPGTLAVPTDVTSQDSVVELFMAARDAYGRVDVLFNNAGIGAPGVPLEELELEAWQRVVDTNLTGSFLCTQEAVRIMKAQDPRGGRIINNGSISAHVPRPNSTPYTATKHAITGLTKSTSLDGRAFDITCGQIDIGNAGTPMTARMAEGVAQPNGTTMVEPTMDVQHVADAVLYMANLPLDTNVPFLTVMANTMPYIGRG